A genomic region of Branchiostoma lanceolatum isolate klBraLanc5 chromosome 4, klBraLanc5.hap2, whole genome shotgun sequence contains the following coding sequences:
- the LOC136432215 gene encoding uncharacterized protein: protein MAGKTTLCSLTVACSLLLLTGVQCQVPGAPTINSFPVVAQTEVQINIGDPSDPGGSDVNDFSIQHRIAGSDDDWVLFRTRDGVGGTWVIDSLEPSTTYEFRAAAINSDGTGPWTPLSEVTTLDPPTTTGATTTTTTGETTTGPPSEAGGASSNSQRPGEGASTGTTTEQASGNPSATPVAAIAAPVAIIVFILLLVVAYLLFRRTWKNKGRWGKKGRGVQPSESNMEKGDEKKDPENHDGKNGKEANTTQGGQPSESQAHNGQSSLRPPYQTHIRAFSAA from the exons GGGTACAATGTCAGGTCCCGGGGGCGCCTACCATCAACAGTTTTCCGGTCGTCGcacagacagaggttcagatcAACATCGGGGATCCGTCGGATCCGGGCGGAAGTGACGTCAATGACTTCTCCATCCAGCACCGTATCGCCGGAAGTGACGACGACTGGGTGCTGTTCAGGACAAGAGACG GTGTGGGTGGAACGTGGGTGATTGACAGCTTGGAGCCCAGCACGACGTACGAGTTTCGCGCCGCAGCCATCAACTCCGACGGGACAGGGCCGTGGACACCACTCAGCGAGGTCACCACACTAGACCCACCCA CAACCACAGGCGCGACAACTACAACCACTACAGGAGAAACTACCACCGGACCACCATCAGAAGCTGGCGGGGCGAGTAGCAACAGCCAGCGGCCAGGGGAGGGCGCTTCCACCGGTACCACCACCGAGCAGGCCTCGGGCAACCCCTCAGCCACTCCCGTAGCGGCCATCGCCGCTCCAGTCGCAATTATAGTCTTCATACTACTGCTCGTTGTGGCATACCTGCTGTTCCGAAGGACGTGGAAAAACAAGGGGCGATGGGGAAAGAAG GGGCGAGGAGTTCAGCCGTCGGAGTCCAATATGGAGAAGGGCGACGAAAAAAAAGACCCAGAGAATCATGACGGGAAAAACGGCAAAGAGGCGAACACAACGCAAGGGGGGCAACCAAGCGAGTCACAGGCACACAATGGACAGTCCAGCCTACGGCCACCGTACCAGACCCACATTAGAGCCTTCTCAGCGGCATAA